The Vicugna pacos chromosome 5, VicPac4, whole genome shotgun sequence genome includes the window GGGAGTACAGGTTTCTACTGATGGAGGATTGCCTCCCTGCCCCACAATTCACTCAGCTGGTGCAGGTGTGCAGGGGGCGGTGTGCagaggacggggcggggggcaggtcCACCTGCCTCTTCTTCTGACACCACTGAGCCCAGCAGGGGTACAGTAGGGGTTTAAGCCCTGGCTCACAGCATCCTCTCCCAGACTTCTTAACAAACCTTTATTAGAGCCCTGGAGTTCAGGTAAAATTGAGATGCTTGACCCCCAGAGGAACACCAGCTGTCTCGGAGAGCTGCACTCCCTGCGTCCTGAATGGAGCTAGTCCTGGCCAGGTAGGGGCCCATGAAGGGGAACAGGATATGCTGCCCCCAAAATGTTCCCCTTTGGCATGTAATTTGTTTTGAGCTGAAGGCGATCAAGACCCAGCAAACTTAGGAAAAGCTTTTTGCCTCTCCCAGGACTGCTTCAAAGAATTTAGGAAGGAGACCTGTATCAAAAAGACAGCTATTACCAgagataaactttttttaaattaccatttttttattttatttatttatttattttaatttgttttattttatttatttatttgggggggggaggtagttaggtttacctacttatttttagaggaggtactgggggttgaacccaggaccttgtgtatgctaagcatgcgctctaccacttgagatatgccctcccctacttttttttttttttttttttacctctgaaAGACTTAACCTGCACAGCAGGGCAAACATATGCTTGCAACCATCTGCTCTTCTCATCTTCCTGGAAGtggccctcctcccctctggagcCCCAGGCCCCTATCCCATTCTTCAGCTCAGGATGGAGAATAAGCCTCAATCACCCAGCTGCCCTTACATTTCCCGTCTTTGTGAAGCTCCAGTACATAATTACAATTATAATAGGTTTTCTCCTATTAATTTGCCTTCTGTCAATTTACCTATTAGACCAGCCGAAGAATCTAGAAGGGAGGGAAAATTTTTCTGCCCCAACAATGAGGAAATGAAGTCCTAGCGCAGTGGTGCCCTGTCTGGCCATCCAGCAGCCAGGACACAGCAGAGGGCTGCCCCACAGTGGGACCCACAGCCCCTTGTTGGACTGTCTTAGAACTTTCTCCCATGCCTCCTCCTATCCCAACCTCATTCCTCTGTGGTCCAAGAGGCTTCCCTAATATTCTTCCTCTCCGTGGTCTCCCGAACATTTAAGATCTTTTTCCCCTCTATCTGGCTCACCAGGGAGCTCATAGAGTCTCCCCAGGTCCCACTTTCCTCATACAATTGTTTTGGGGAGAATAGAGagtgaagggagaaaagaaaggaaagaaagagggacaAAAGGGTGATGGAAGAGGAATAAAGGCAGAGGTGGAGacaggggaagaggggagaagagaagcagggagggaagagggaagaaaaggagagtaggatgaaagaaagggagaagagaggagactgGAGGCACCAGCCACCAGACCAAGATTGCTCCTTGTTTTCCAAATCAACACTTTTCTGTCACACCTCCTCCCACGTTCTGCTTGAGCAAACACTAAGAAACAAATTGCTTCAGGAATCCTAGTTTCACTTTATATCTCCATGGATAAaccagagaaataagaaaaagcctgtttgttttatgattttttagGGCATggacagaggaaaggaaaaatattcttGGCTTCCTGCCTTTGTTCTAAGGTCTTTGCAATTTCCTGTTAATTTAATACCTAAACCTTTGGCATGTAAATAGCACAGGTAAAGATAAACTTTGCTGGCCCTGGACTCTGACCTTTGTTTAACACCCTGCCCTCTCTGATCCATCCTCCATCCCGTCACTGGGAAGTTTGGGATTGTTACCTGGAAATTTAGAGCCAGAGAATAAAGAGTTCCAGAGGCAGCATGTTGGTTTTAGACAAGTCTTGTAAGAAAGTACAAAAACACCGGCCCCTTTGAGAGTTCCTCTCTAGTCTGTTGatatgttttcctctttttctcaaaAAGGTGACCTAGATGGGGTCAATTCCCTTACCTGGTAGGGCCCCCACCCGCTCTGCCACCCTCTTGGCTTATGCCCACCCAGGCTGTGATTTGCTGGTGCTACACGGCACCATTTAGACAATAATTGAAACAAGTGATTTAATCCCTCTTACTTGCTGTTATTCAACACGCCCGTGTTCATTTCCCTTCCTGTTGGAACGCTTCCCCTAACAGTGCTTTCAAAGAGGGGCTATACGTAATAAACCCTCTGATCCCTTAAAAACCTGTTAATTTAGCTGGAGATCAAAAATCTAGGTTCAAAGTTCTTTCTCtttgatactttaaaaatattcaaatatcttCTTAAATCCAGTGTTGCTGTTAAGAAATGTGAagtcaattgatttttgttcCTTCCTCAGCCCTCTGCTAGCCAACTGCCTAGAACacagatgtgatggctggagctttAGTTGTCAGCTTGGATCATGAAGACAAAATAGGGGAGCATTGATCTGGAATGAAACCTGAGTCCTCAAAGACCTAGTAAAATGGAGCTACTCTGTTAGCCATGAACTGTCCACCTTCAAACTTCtacaagagaagaaaatactttCATTGCATTTACAATACTGTTATTTGGAGTTTGTGTTACTGTGATTGAGATGAATCTTAATTCATATATTGATTAAATCTGCACTGTCTTACATTTTCCAGAAATCTGATTAATTTTTTCAGCGAGCTCGCGTTCCTCTGGATATCAGCTACCTTGGCTGGCAGTGGGTAAATCTGAAAGGGACTAATGTTTAGGTTTTACTTTGTATCTTTCCTAAGGAGCTCAAAGAATACAGGTGGGCATGGGAATTGCTTCTGGCATTATAGTGTGACTTGGCTACTCCCCATGTGCCACTGCCACCCCCTCTCACTACCAGGCAACTTCTGGGCACACTCTCCTGGCCACTGCTCTTTTCACAAGCTAGGTGTTGTGGATGGAATGCCCTGACCCAGGCAGGGGGAAGAAGGGACTGCTAGGTGCTGCAGGTTTATTAGTTTGTACTTCTAACCTCAGCCTCATGCTCCATCTGAGGCTACAACAGTTTTCTGCCTTCCAGTACCATGGGGTGGGGGCTAAATggaaatggggctggagctggataATGGTCTATGGAGACCAAAGTGGGCAGAGAAAAGAGCACATTATAAGGTGTTCACTTGACCTATCCTGTTCTAGGGCGCCCAGCTCTTATCTGGAAGGGGCTTCTGTTTCCTTCCCACACACCACAACCCAGCTACCTGCTGCCTCCTGGAcagtggcaggggcagtgtgctTCTTGTGGGTTTTACATTGGTTTCTCAGTCCTCTTCAACTACCCTCTTGCTTCGCGGACATCTTTAGGATTGTATTTACAGGAAGGGGCCAGCATCTCAAGTACATTACCATCTTGTTAGCCCTGCACTGTTTCTTTTCGCAGCACCAATCACCATCTGAAGCtgttatttatgtgtttgtttatcGTCTGTCTTTCCCAGTCTCCACTAGACCGTCAGCTCCACAGAGGTAGGAACTTGTTCTGTTCGCAACTGTCTTCCCAGCACCAGGCACAGCGCATGGTAGAGATGCTTAATAAATGCAGGGTGGTTGACCGAAGCACTGAGCTGGTGCTGGAACCCAAACTGACTCCAGCCCAGGGCTTTTTGCTCCAAATCTTGTGCTTTTCCCACCCAAGCCCCTGTACCCCTGTTCCAGACAAAGATGGTACAGAGAGGCAAGAGGTCATTTTAAGACTCCAACAAAGATATGGGGTTCTTCCCCCAAACATTGGCTAAAACCACTGCTGAATGATCAGATTTAGGGCAGGGCTGCTTTGTATATATTTGAGTCCCCAATGTTTGTACACAGAAAGTACTCCCAAAAGGTTTGTTTTATTAAACGGACATACAAACCCTCCAGGAGGAGATGTTTCAACATAACTATAGGGGGCAGGAAATGGGGTCACCACGAAGCAGACTGGGGCTATATGGTGAAGGAGAGGGCTGAGTATTAACATGTTCTTGATCCAAAGGGGCCCTCGGTATATACAGTGTAACAGAGGGGAGGTAATGAGCCTGACCAGCACTGTCTAATGCCCTAGCCACTCACTTCATGTGgttatttacatttaattaaagtgaaataaaatgtaaaattcagtttctcagctgCACTAGCCAGATTTCAAGTGCTCAAAAATAGCCACATATGGGTAGTGGCTACTGCATTGGATGGTACAGATATTATAAAAtacttccatcatcacagaatgTTCTATTGGATAAAGCTGACTTAGATCCTTAGAATGAAAGGAAATGCATTCTTGCTTCTGATGTGGCTTTTTGacaccctcctgcccctcctcctccctcccctcccctcccccctcccccatctcccatAAACCAGATTGCCATCAGTGCCCCACCTCCAATCCCCTAGACTTTCTGCTCCACAGAGAGCAACACTATCTGCCTTCACTCCCCAGTGCCGAGGGAAGTGTCCTGCAGGTAATAAGGATGTGTGTAAATAATGATCCTTCAATTTGTTTTTGGTAAAGGCTGAATGCCCAAAACTAAGTTAAGGACAGAAGTAACAGAAGAGACTgctgcttcctttcttttctcacctCCCAACCCCTTTCTCTCGTGCCCACTCTACCCCGAACACTCCGAAGTAGCAGTCAGGGGCAGCCCTGCCTCCAAAATTCCGTCCCCAAACCATGAGAACTCCTCAGAAATACCTGCTCCGCGTTTCAATCCAATCTAGTTTGTGAAGGTATATTTGTTCACATGataattttctgtctttctccacCTTTGGCTCCTCTTCacctagtaggtgttcaataaatgcttgttgaatggaTACAGATGAACGTatatagatggatgaatggatggatggatggatggatggatggatggatggatggatggatggatgaacagcTTAGTTTCCCCGCCTCTGCCGCAGGGACTGCGGGAGGCGCCACCTTTAGACCGCTGGGGGAGAAAGCCTCTGCCCCCGCCCAGCTCCCGGCTGGAGCTCGGGGATCTCAGGCTGCGGGCCCGGGGTCGGGCCGGGCGCAGCCTTCGGGGGCGTGTCCTCCCGGGCCCGGGCGCAGCCGCCACCCGGAGAGGCGGGCAGCTGGCCCAGCAGGGCCGCAGCAGGAGCGCGGCGGCGGGCATGGAGCGTGAGCTGGAGGCGCTGGCGGCCCGGCCCGCGCGCCCGGCCGAGCCGCCCTTCCAGGCGCTGGTGGAGGCGGCGGGCGGCTGCGGGCAGGTGCTGCTGGTGGGCGAGCTGTGGGAGCGCGAGCAGAGCCGCGCGCTGCTGTGGGACTTCGCCCGCGCGGTGTTCCCGCCCCAGCGAGCCGCGGGCAAGCCGGGCGGCGCGGCGGCCGAGGGCGCCGAGCCCGGGGCGCCCGGCGCGCAGAAGGCGCTCCGGACGGCGGCGGCGCGCGCCATCCGCTCGCCGCTGGTCTTCGTGCTGTGCCGCGCGTCGTCGTTGGCCGCCCGGGAGCCGCGGCGCCACCTGCGGGAGATGCTGCGGGACGTGCGCGGGCGGCGACGGGCCGGCGCGGCGCTGGTTGGGGTGCTGGTGGCCGAGGCCGAGGCGGAGGACTCGGTGGCCCCGGAGTTGCGGCTACTGGAGGCGCTGCTACGCACCGTGTTCGGCCGCCAGGCAGGGGGCCCGGTGCAGGCGGTCGCCTACTGCCCCGGCCACCCGGCCTCCAGCCTGGCCGTCCAGGCGGCCGCCTGCAGGGCCCTGCAAGCCGCCGGGCCTGCGCGACCAGGTGAGGAGGCGCGGGGCCCGGGAGGGCGAGGGCGAGCCGCGGGCGGCGGCTGGGGGAAGGCCCCCACGTTGGAACTCTTTAGGCCAGCACCCTCATTGTACACCGAGGTAAACTGAGGCCGGGAGAGGGGCGGTACCTAGCACGAGGCCTCCCAGCTAGCGTGGAGCGGGCCCTGAGCAAGGCGCCAAGTCTGTCCTGGGAGGGTCCTGAGTGCATGGGAAATACACAGGCTTAGGAAAACGGAGGGGACAAGCAAAAGTCAGGAGAAGTTGTTGGAGAGAGGGTTGAGGGTTAGCTGGGCTAACATCTGGGAGTTGGGGGGAAAGGAAGAGACGGGGAGGAGATAGGAAGGCCTTGGGATGCGCTAGTTTCAAGGTGGGAGGAGGACAGAACTGGGACTAGGGGGGTTTCCGGTACTAGGAGCTTCGAGGCACGGAGCTAGGGGTGCGACGTTGCAGGCTCACAGTGGAAGCGCCTCTGGGtcagaggaagaaggcaaggatgcCGGGACTTGGAGCTGGGGGGAAAGGATGTAAGGGACGGAGGGCACAGAACTTCCGAGTCCCCCTTGGCTACTCCTCCAGCTTGTGCACCCACTGCGGtgtcttcctctcttcccttcaCACTCTCCTGAAGTGTGGAGTGGGGAATGAGGGTCTCTTCCCAGACCCGGTGACTGTTGCCATCAGCAGAAGGGTCAGAATCTCCTCTATCCTGGTATACAAGGTCTTACAGAACCTTTCCAGTGCCCCGGGATTAAAATATGGACGTTAAGTACAGTTGCATCTGGCAAAGCAGGGGAATGCAGGGGCATCCTTTACAGTCTAGCttctttccccagctcctctccaGCACCTGACGCTCTCCAGCATCTCCCGCCCTCCAAGCCTTCCAGCTTCTGCAGACCCTTCTAGATAAAGTGTTAATGAAGATAGAGCCTGTGTTCTGTCTTCTTTGGCACTGGTGTGTTAATCCAGCAACCGTGCCAAgggagggggggtggggggtgcaggtgGTGGTGGGGTTCCAGCAAGGAGACCTGGTACCTCTGATGTCACAAATGTCACAGACTTACCTGCCAGCCTGGCCTGCTTAGGGGAAGACCATCCCTCTCAGCTGCAGAGCCTGCCCTAACCTCCCCAATCCCTTCCCACAACCCTTCTGTTGAGTCTGTGAGGAAACCCGCCAAATTTGAAACTCAACAACCATCCTGAAAGCCCTGGAGAAGGTCCTGAGGTGGATTGTCATTTTGAATGTCAATGCCAGCACCTTTGCTGTCGTGGCTGCATGGGGAAATTCTTTCCCCCTAATCAACTGGTGCCTAGAAAATTTTCTGAGCCCTTAAACTCTCTTAGTCATCTCCTATGCCCAGGGAACAACTTTCAAGTCCCCAGAGCCAAGCTTGTTCTGGCCTGCAAGCTTTTGTATACATTGCAGTTGcctcagaatgaaaagccttttcttccactctccttttccttcattcagAACTGGActtcctcctccagaaagccttccctgaccccccTGCTCTCATTTGCAAGTTCACAAATGAAATCCCAGAATCTGCTTCTGCTCTCCAAGTTCTTACCACGTGGTTTTTTCACTTTCCCTTGTGAGTTTAATAACCATTGTATTCCCATTTCCCCACACCCTGCTTGGCATGCGGAATCCTTGACTCCCATTAAACACTAACACTTAAAACTTCTTAACATTTTGCAAGGGAATCATTCTCTACTGCCTTAAACTTGATTGTACTTCTATAAAAAACATACTGGACATGAGGCCTTTCATTAATGACTAAAGGTCATGAGAGTAATTATAACTCATGGTCCAGTAATTTCTTCAGGGCTGTTGCAGTAGGCTGCACCACAGATGCATGTAGCTAAGGTTTTGCTAGCAATTGCAAAGTTTCTCTATCTCTTTCCTCACTCTCTGATAGCTATTCTTATAGTTTTAGGTTGCCTGCCTCTTGGCAGTGCCCTTTTACCCATTTTATCCCTAATACAGCTGTCTTTGGGTTGAAAAGTAAGGCTCCAGTCTTATTAGAGTTGGGTGCAAATTAAGAGTAAATAGGCCCCAAGAAAAGAATCATGAACAAGGACTTTCTGTGTTTTGGCTGCCTGGAGTCCTTTTTCAAAACTTTGTTCCAGTTAACCTTATCCCAGATGGTTGGGGATCTCAAGTGATCTCCAGATAACTGAGGTGGTATAATAAGGAAACTCAAATCAATATGCAATTATTTTGTGTGTGATTatcaaaaaagatgaaatctattCCTATTAAGAAAGAGTTTGAACTAAAAATCAGGGAGGAAGTAACTGCTCTTTGAGTTTTTTCTTCAGTGCTCTGTAATTGTAATTAATTTCATGTCATTTTTGTTACTGTAGTTTCCCTGACATGATACCTACATAGGGtttttgtgaagatgaaatgaggtaATACATATAAAGCTAGCTTTCTTTTTTCcagctcatttttttaaagtacaaaaacTCCACTCCCTTTTGcaaatcagaatcttttttttttttttaatcagacagTTGAAACTAAGGCAGCTGACAGTTGAAGCTCTTGGTTTGCTGAACAGAAAAGTCTCTCAGTCATGTCGAGCACCATCTGACCCATGCCTCTGGGACTTTGTGTTCTTTCTAGCAGAAGGAGCCTGGGATAGACCTGGCCTCCCAGCACTGCTGGCATGCTTTTCCTGGGGTCCTTGGAGCCGGGGGAAGGACCCAGATGCCACCTCCCCCAGTGGCCCAGCTCAGGGTGAGTGTGTCACCTCCTTGGTCTCCTGgaccctgagggctggggcttggAATTGTGGTCACATGCACACAGGGACAGTAGGCTGAAGTAGACCGACATCCATAGAGCACTTGCCACGTGTGGGGCATGAGGATGGGTAATGTGAGGTGCCCACCCGGACCACTGGGCAGCCGGCACCCAGGCTCGGTCTGTAGGGCTCTTGCCCCAGGAGTCTCTGCCTAAGAAAGgcggtgtgggcagggctgtacCACAGGTGTTGGACACACGTGGTAGAGCATCTGAAGCCAAAAGCATTCTGTCTCTCCCTGAGGATCCAGGGAGTTTCACAGAGCAAGTGACGTTTGAGCTGGGGGCTAGGGAGGTTTTCTTAAGTGGGAAGATTTGGAGAGGGAGCACCATGAACAAGGCTGGCGAGCATGATGCCAAGCTCAGAAAAGGGACCCCTGTCAGGAACGCCCCAGGGTGAGGTGCAGAAGACCGGGTTGGGGGATGGGGCATGGCTGAAGAGGAGAGTTGGAACCAAAACGGGGCCCTGGACTCAAGTCTCTGTAGCCACTGGTGACTTCTGTAACAAGGGTGTGCAGATTAGGGGTGTGTTTAGAGAGGTGACTGGACTGCAGGAGCAGGGAGAGACCAGAAGCAGAGCCCAGCTAGAAGCAGACTGCACCCTACCGGAGCACTGAGTTCCCCCGGCTTGCAGGCTGTCAGCTCCAAGAGGCCCCAcagctccctccctcacaggccCTTCAGTCAGCAGGAGAAATCACAAGTCTCCTCTAACATAACACAATCACAGGAGTGACTCTCCATCCCCTTTATCAGATACCCAAATCAAGGGCGTGACTATCTTATCATATTCACAGGTCCCACCCACACTCAGAGGAGGGGATTAGGCAGGATGAGTTCACCAAGGGGTGAGAATCATCCTGAAATTCTGCCTACACAATTGAAAGctcaaaaaatacaaaagaaggaagataaatattaaaagtaattcACTTAATCCCATCACTCAAAGGTAACTACCACTATAATTGTGGTAGACTGTTCTGTTTGTCTATTTATGTCCccttatactttttaaattttaataaattcacttctatgtaatatataaatCATCTGCAAAATGCATCacgtatttaaaatatttaattgcaAAAATGATAACTTCAACCTCTCCATCGTCATTTTGGATATATCTGGAAActaaagggaaacaaaaacaaaggcttCATACACAACTTCATGTAAATCTTTGATAACTTCCCCTTGTAGCATGTAAGTGTCTAGTCTCATACAGAAGTGAATGTATTAAGATGCAAATTGCATGACTGGAGTATACTTATGCATTTATAATATCtacaataaatacatacatacatttacatacacTGTTTTAGAACCTTTCTTTATCAATAACGTATTGTGGCTGCAATATTCCACAGCAATAATTATACGTCAacatctttcatcttttttttttttttgagataattgtagattcacctgcagttgtaagaaatcATGTAAAGAGATCCTGTGTTCATTTTGCCCAGTATTCCCccatggtaacatcttgcaaaactgcaGGATAATGTCGCAACTGGGATATTGACATTGAAACAATCCACAGACCTTTTTCAGATTTCCCAAATTTTACTTgtacttgtatgtgtgtgtttagttctatgggatttttttttttttacattttttattgagttagttcTATGGGATTTTATCCATCATTTTTAATGCCTGAATCCCATTATGTGAGTGAGCCAGAGTGTACTCAGCCAGTCCTTTTGTCGGACATCAAATTAGGACGTTTTCAGCTGCAGGTAGAGAAACCATGTCTCAAACTAGCATAAGCAGCAAGGAAATACATTATTTCACCTAAAAGATAGTCTAGAGGTTGAGTTAGCTTCAGGGCTGGTTGATTCAGGGGCCAGTGACCCCATCAGGGACCAAGGTTTTTGACTTTTCTGCTGGGCCTGCCTCAGCATTGTTTCATCCTGAGGCTGGCAGCAAGATGACTCTAGCAGTTCCACTAATTATTTCCTTAGAGTAAAaccctagaagtggaattgctgggtcaaagggtatGTACAGAAGATTTTTTATAGTGTTTTGGTGTGTTTTTAAAGTAGATAGTCACTGGGGCCAActtcttccctttcattcttAGCCTACCCACTCATAAACTTTATCTTGTGATTGGATGGTTCCTTCTCTTGTGTTCCAGATAACTTCCAGGACCCTGAAGAGGAGCTGGCACTGACAGCCATCTACCCCAATGGAGACTGTGACGATCCTGCAAAGGGGTCGAGAGCCTGTGATGGAGTTGCTCCCTCTCCCGCTGAGCCCGCTGGAGACTTGAGATGAAGGCTGGTCCTCTGGCTGCCCTGGTTCTAACCTACAGACTGGGGGCTGGCTCCTCACTGAGCTGCCATGCCGCCATGTTGACCTTGGGATGATGGTAACTATGAAGGCCCCACCTGCCACCTGCCAGGGGGGCTGTTGGATTGACAGTTTTGCCAGCCAGGCAGCAGGATTTAGCAAGCTAAGCAGGACCTGGGAAAGTGTATCCTCTGGAAACCTGCCCCCCACCTCATATTTGCATACTCTGGTTATAGTGGggttattttttctctctgtgccaTTGAGACAGATGGCTGTCTACTTTGAGGTGCTGTGGTGCTGTGGTACCCCACAGTTGTTTGCATGAGCATCCACCACTTCAAGTGCAGCTGGAAAGAACTCTGGATCAGAAATCATCAGATCTGGCGGGGGTGGCCTTGGACCTGTCATTCAACCTTTGGGGCTTCTGTTTCTCAAACGCACAAGGGGGCTACTAGCCCAATGGCTCTCAGCCAGGGACCAGGCTCCTCCAGGCAGCACtggaaatttgtgtgtgtgtgtgtgtgtgtgtgtgtgttgggaaagTCGCTGTGACTGAGGGGAACCCCTGACATTTAGTAGGCGTTTCACAGTGTGCAGGATAATCTCCAACAGCACAAGTTTGTTCCACTCAAAAT containing:
- the C5H2orf72 gene encoding uncharacterized protein C2orf72 homolog isoform X1, encoding MERELEALAARPARPAEPPFQALVEAAGGCGQVLLVGELWEREQSRALLWDFARAVFPPQRAAGKPGGAAAEGAEPGAPGAQKALRTAAARAIRSPLVFVLCRASSLAAREPRRHLREMLRDVRGRRRAGAALVGVLVAEAEAEDSVAPELRLLEALLRTVFGRQAGGPVQAVAYCPGHPASSLAVQAAACRALQAAGPARPAEGAWDRPGLPALLACFSWGPWSRGKDPDATSPSGPAQDNFQDPEEELALTAIYPNGDCDDPAKGSRACDGVAPSPAEPAGDLR
- the C5H2orf72 gene encoding uncharacterized protein C2orf72 homolog isoform X2, which translates into the protein MERELEALAARPARPAEPPFQALVEAAGGCGQVLLVGELWEREQSRALLWDFARAVFPPQRAAGKPGGAAAEGAEPGAPGAQKALRTAAARAIRSPLVFVLCRASSLAAREPRRHLREMLRDVRGRRRAGAALVGVLVAEAEAEDSVAPELRLLEALLRTVFGRQAGGPVQAVAYCPGHPASSLAVQAAACRALQAAGPARPEGAWDRPGLPALLACFSWGPWSRGKDPDATSPSGPAQDNFQDPEEELALTAIYPNGDCDDPAKGSRACDGVAPSPAEPAGDLR